The following proteins are encoded in a genomic region of Columba livia isolate bColLiv1 breed racing homer chromosome 17, bColLiv1.pat.W.v2, whole genome shotgun sequence:
- the HPD gene encoding 4-hydroxyphenylpyruvate dioxygenase, whose amino-acid sequence MTTYTDKGEKPLRGRFIHFHSITFWVGNAKQAASYYCNKLGFEELAYRGLETGSREVVSHVVKQDKIVFVLSSALNPGNEEMGEHLVKHGDGVKDVAFEVEDCDFIVQKAKERGAVVVKEPWVEEDKFGKVKFAVIQTYGDTTHTLIEKLNYKGLFLPGYHPPLFKDPLLPKLPSAKLSFIDHVVGNQPDLQMVPVAEWYQKNLLFHRFWSVDDKQLHTEFSALRSIVVTNYEETIKMPINEPAFGKKKSQIQEYIDYYGGAGVQHIALNTSDIISAITNLKQRGVQFMDVPSSYYQMLRQRLKTAKINVKENIDKLAELKILVDFDEKGYLLQIFTKPVQDRPTLFLEVIQRHNHQGFGAGNFKSLFEAIEMDQDARGNLTILEPNGETKHI is encoded by the exons ACTGCAACAAGCTGGGCTTCGAGGAGCTGGCGTACCGGGGGCTGGAGACCGGCAGCAGGGAGGTCGTCTCACACGTCGTCAAGCAGGACAAG ATCGTGTTTGTTCTCTCATCCGCTCTCAACCCGGGGAATGAGG AGATGGGGGAGCACCTGGTGAAGCACGGTGATGGGGTGAAGGACGTCGCCTTCGAAGTGGAGGACTGCGACTTCATTGTGCAG aaagccaaGGAGCGTGGAGCCGTGGTGGTGAAGGAGCCCTGGGTGGAGGAGGACAAGTTCGGGAAGGTGAAGTTCGCGGTGATCCAGACG TACGGTGACACCACCCACACCTTGATAGAAAAGCTCAACTACAAGGGCCTCTTCCTACCTGGGTACCACCCCCCCCTCTTCAAGGACCCGCTGCTGCCGAAGCT ACCAAGTGCCAAGCTCAGCTTCATTGACCACGTCGTGGGGAACCAGCCCGACCTCCAGATGGTCCCGGTGGCAGAGTG GTACCAGAAGAACCTGCTCTTCCACCGCTTCTGGTCAGTGGACGACAAGCAGCTGCACACCGAGTTCAGCGCCCTGCGCTCCATCGTGGTCACCAACTACGAAGAGACCATTAAGATGCCCATTAATGAGCCGGCATTCGGCAAGAAGAAATCCCAGATTCAG GAATATATCGACTATTATGGAGGAGCTGGAGTCCAGCACATCGCGCTGAACACCTCCGACATCATCTCAGCG ATCACCAACCTGAAGCAGCGGGGCGTGCAGTTCATGGACGTGCCCTCCAGCTACTACCAGATGCTGCGGCAGCGGCTGAAAACGGCCAAAATCAACGTGAAGGAGAACATCGACAAGCTGGCG gagcTGAAAATCCTGGTGGATTTTGACGAGAAAGGCTACTTGCTCCAGATCTTCACCAAACCAGTTCAAGACAGACCCACGCTCTTTCTGGAGGTCATCCAGCGGCATAACCACCAG GGCTTCGGCGCCGGGAACTTCAAGTCTTTGTTTGAAGCAATAGAAATGGATCAAGATGCAAGAGGAAACCTGACCATCCTGGAGCCCAACGGGGAGACCAAGCACATCTAG